The sequence AGCGGGCCGCACGCTCCACCGAGCGCAGGGAGTTGACGTTCTTCGTCTCGGAGCGCGTGCCGAACTTCTCGCTGCCCTTGGGCATCAGCGACAGGTTCACGTCGCAGCGCATCTGGCCCATCTCCATACGGGCCTCGGACACGCCGAGGGCCCGGATGACCTCGCGCAGCTCACGGACGTACGCCTTCGCCACCTCGGGGGCGCGCTCGCCGGCGCCGACGATGGGCTTGGTGACGATCTCGATGAGCGGGATGCCCGCGCGGTTGTAGTCGAGCAGGGAGTGGGACGCGCCGTGGATACGGCCCGTGGCGCCGCCGACGTGCGTCGACTTGCCGGTGTCCTCCTCCATGTGGGCGCGCTCGATCTCCACGCGGAAGGTCTCGCCGTCCTCCAGCTGTACGTCGAGGTAGCCGTTGAAGGCGATCGGCTCGTCGTACTGGGAGGTCTGGAAGTTCTTCGGCATGTCCGGATAGAAGTAGTTCTTCCGGGCGAAGCGGCACCATTCGGCGATCTCGCAGTTCAGCGCGAGGCCGATCTTGATCGCGGACTCGACGCCGGTCGCGTTGACGACCGGGAGCGCGCCGGGCAGGCCGAGGCAGGTCGGGCAGGTCTGCGAGTTAGGGTCGGCACCCAGCTCGGTCGAACACCCGCAGAACATCTTGGTCTTGGTGCCGAGTTCGACATGGACCTCGAGGCCCATGACGGGGTCGTACGACGCCAGCGCGTCCTCGTACGACACCAGGTCGGTCGTGGTGGTCACGGTGAAAACTTCCCTCTCAGCCCAGCAGGACGTCGTCGTCGCCCAGCCGCTTCAGCTCGCGGTAGAGGATCGCGAGGCCGGTCACGATCGCCGCGGCGGAGACCGTGGCGTCGATCAGCCGCAGCGTGTCGTGCTCGGCGCGGGCCTTCTTGATCTGCTTGGCGACACCGACCGCGCCGAACGCGGTGGTGGCCATGGACAGGTACGTACCGGACTTGGACTTCTTGAAGCCCTTGGCCTTGGACAGTGCGCTCACAGTGACGGAGCCTCCTCCAGCAGCGGGTGTCCCCACTTTTCCACGAAGGCGGCCTCGACGGCGGCGCCCACCTTGTACAGGCGGTCGTCCTGCAGCGCCGGGGCGATGATCTGCAGGCCGACCGGGAGGTTGTCCTCCGGGGCGAGGCCGCACGGCAGGGACATGGCCGCGTTGCCCGCCAGGTTGGTCGGGATGGTGCACAGGTCCGCGAGGTACATCGCCATCGGGTCGTCGGCGCGCTCGCCGATCGCGAAGGCGGTGGTAGGCGTCGTCGGCGAGACGATGACGTCGACCTGCTCGAAGGCCTTCTCGAAGTCCCGCGTGATGAGCGTGCGGACCTTCTGCGCGGAGCCGTAGTACGCGTCGTAGTACCCGCTCGACAGGGCGTACGTGCCGAGCATGATGCGGCGCTTGACCTCGGGACCGAAGCCGGCCTCGCGGGTCAGGGAGGTGACCTCCTCGGCCGAGTGACCGCCGTCGTCGCCAGTCCGCAGGCCGTAGCGCAGGCCGTCGAAGCGGGCGAGGTTGGAGGAGCACTCGGACGGCGCGATCAAGTAGTACGCCGACAGGGCGAGGTCGAAGGACGGGCAGTCCAGCTCGACGATCTCGGCGCCCAGCTCCTTCAGCAGGGCGACGGACTCGTCGAAGCGCTGGATGACACCGGCCTGGTAGCCCTCGCCGCGGAACTGCTTGACGACGCCGACGCGCATGCCCGCGACACTGCCGTTGCGGGCGGCCTCGACGACCGGAGGGACCGGGGCGTCGATGGAGGTGGAGTCCAGCGGGTCGTGCCCGGCGATGACCTCGTGCAGCAGGGCCGCGTCGAGGACCGTACGGGCACAGGGGCCGCCCTGGTCCAGGGAGGACGAGAAGGCGACCATGCCGAAACGGGAGACCGCGCCGTACGTCGGCTTCACGCCGACCGTGCCGGTGACGGCCGCCGGCTGGCGGATGGAGCCGCCGGTGTCGGTGCCGATGGCGAGCGGGGCCTCGAAGGAGGCGAGCG comes from Streptomyces sp. FXJ1.172 and encodes:
- the gatB gene encoding Asp-tRNA(Asn)/Glu-tRNA(Gln) amidotransferase subunit GatB, whose translation is MTTTTDLVSYEDALASYDPVMGLEVHVELGTKTKMFCGCSTELGADPNSQTCPTCLGLPGALPVVNATGVESAIKIGLALNCEIAEWCRFARKNYFYPDMPKNFQTSQYDEPIAFNGYLDVQLEDGETFRVEIERAHMEEDTGKSTHVGGATGRIHGASHSLLDYNRAGIPLIEIVTKPIVGAGERAPEVAKAYVRELREVIRALGVSEARMEMGQMRCDVNLSLMPKGSEKFGTRSETKNVNSLRSVERAARFEIMRHAAVLSGGGTIVQETRHFHEDTGSTTSGRVKEEAEDYRYFPEPDLVPVAPSREWVEEIRAALPEMPLARRTRLLAEWGISATDMQAILNAGALDPIVATIDAGADAASARKWWMGELARSANESGKALDELAITPQQVARVTELVAKGDLNDKLARQVIEGVLAGEGTPDEVVDKRGLKVVSDEGALTTAVEEAIAGNPAIADKIRGGKVAAAGALVGAVMKATRGQADAARVKELILQKLGVGEG
- the gatA gene encoding Asp-tRNA(Asn)/Glu-tRNA(Gln) amidotransferase subunit GatA encodes the protein MTDSNIIKLTAAQIAEKIASGELTAVEVTEAHLARIEAVDEKVHAFLHVDREGALAQARAVDEKRARGEKLGPLAGVPLALKDIFTTEGVPTTVGSKILEGWIPPYDATLTKRLKAADVVILGKTNMDEFAMGSSTENSAYGPTGNPWDLTKIPGGSGGGSSAALASFEAPLAIGTDTGGSIRQPAAVTGTVGVKPTYGAVSRFGMVAFSSSLDQGGPCARTVLDAALLHEVIAGHDPLDSTSIDAPVPPVVEAARNGSVAGMRVGVVKQFRGEGYQAGVIQRFDESVALLKELGAEIVELDCPSFDLALSAYYLIAPSECSSNLARFDGLRYGLRTGDDGGHSAEEVTSLTREAGFGPEVKRRIMLGTYALSSGYYDAYYGSAQKVRTLITRDFEKAFEQVDVIVSPTTPTTAFAIGERADDPMAMYLADLCTIPTNLAGNAAMSLPCGLAPEDNLPVGLQIIAPALQDDRLYKVGAAVEAAFVEKWGHPLLEEAPSL